A part of Myxococcales bacterium genomic DNA contains:
- a CDS encoding VWA domain-containing protein, which translates to MSFNKTVAIAVVAVFLAICGFVLLKPKSGDTGAGPAASTGPSGAAAANGAAPAGGLQLLFVTSNAKQSFVDKAVEDFNKQQAAVGGKVVSVKAEHVNSGDSWNEIKEGRSKPDLWSPGDESWIRIANDGWRGLHSKPLFEKSDPLVNVPLCIAMWEPMAQALGYPKPLGWSDIAKISGDAQGWGRYGHPEWGPFKWGHAHPDANSGFLTIVSEIYAHTGKTKGLTVEDLRKPALLSYLTQVEQSVAHYGLSSVWIDTFMREKGPAYLSAAVQYENAIIEGNRKTQNRPFKVVAIYPKEGTVLNQHPVAIASGDWMTDDRKAASQKFIEYLLKAETQTLAASLGLRPVSKSVKLGEPFTAEWGAAPEPPPIPNFEVPSEDILKRVTDLWLDAKKPASIMMLLDVSGSMSGEPMERAKEGAVGFIERMHKRDELEIRIFNNQIVQLLPASPIATSGEAAKQKVRGLFASGGTHLYEVLKEATLAWSERKKKEPNRHYGMVLLSDGQDEGSRISRADLMDVLPKGDNPETVKIFGIAYGAKADKTFLKEVSNKSNARLFESTAQNITRVYQELSANF; encoded by the coding sequence ATGAGCTTCAACAAGACCGTCGCCATCGCTGTCGTAGCCGTCTTCCTCGCCATCTGCGGCTTCGTGTTGCTCAAGCCCAAGAGCGGCGATACGGGCGCGGGGCCCGCCGCCAGCACAGGCCCGAGCGGAGCAGCAGCGGCCAACGGTGCGGCCCCGGCGGGGGGCCTTCAGTTGCTCTTCGTGACCTCCAACGCGAAGCAGTCCTTCGTCGACAAGGCCGTAGAGGATTTCAACAAGCAGCAGGCGGCCGTCGGCGGCAAGGTCGTCTCGGTCAAGGCCGAGCACGTCAACAGCGGCGACAGCTGGAACGAGATCAAGGAGGGTCGCTCGAAGCCCGACCTCTGGTCGCCGGGCGACGAATCGTGGATTCGCATCGCCAACGACGGTTGGCGCGGCCTGCACTCAAAGCCGCTCTTCGAGAAGTCGGACCCGCTCGTCAACGTCCCCCTGTGCATCGCCATGTGGGAGCCGATGGCCCAAGCGCTCGGTTACCCGAAGCCGCTCGGCTGGAGCGACATCGCCAAGATCAGCGGCGACGCGCAGGGCTGGGGCCGCTACGGCCACCCCGAGTGGGGTCCCTTCAAGTGGGGCCATGCGCACCCCGACGCCAATAGCGGCTTTCTCACCATCGTGTCCGAGATCTACGCCCACACGGGGAAGACCAAGGGCCTGACGGTGGAGGATCTTCGCAAGCCCGCGCTGCTCTCGTACCTCACGCAGGTTGAGCAGTCGGTGGCGCACTACGGCTTGAGCAGCGTCTGGATCGACACCTTCATGCGCGAGAAGGGCCCCGCGTATTTGTCAGCGGCGGTGCAATACGAAAACGCGATCATCGAAGGGAACCGAAAGACCCAGAACCGCCCCTTCAAGGTCGTCGCCATCTATCCCAAGGAAGGGACGGTCCTCAACCAACACCCGGTGGCCATCGCCTCCGGCGATTGGATGACCGACGACCGCAAGGCGGCGTCGCAAAAGTTCATCGAGTACCTGCTCAAGGCCGAGACGCAGACGCTCGCGGCGTCGCTCGGCCTGCGGCCGGTTTCCAAGAGCGTGAAGCTCGGGGAGCCCTTCACCGCCGAGTGGGGCGCGGCGCCCGAGCCCCCGCCGATCCCGAACTTCGAGGTCCCCAGCGAGGACATCCTGAAGCGCGTCACCGACCTCTGGCTCGACGCCAAGAAGCCCGCCAGCATCATGATGCTCCTCGATGTCTCGGGCAGCATGTCGGGCGAGCCGATGGAGCGCGCGAAGGAAGGCGCCGTCGGGTTCATCGAGCGCATGCACAAGCGCGACGAGCTCGAGATTCGGATCTTCAACAACCAGATCGTGCAGCTCTTGCCGGCGTCCCCCATCGCGACGAGCGGCGAGGCGGCCAAGCAGAAGGTCCGCGGCCTCTTCGCGAGCGGCGGGACCCACCTCTACGAGGTGCTCAAGGAGGCCACGCTCGCGTGGTCCGAGCGAAAGAAGAAGGAGCCTAACCGCCACTACGGCATGGTCCTCTTGAGCGACGGCCAAGACGAGGGCAGCCGGATCTCGCGCGCGGACTTGATGGATGTCTTGCCCAAAGGCGACAACCCCGAGACCGTCAAGATCTTCGGCATCGCCTACGGCGCGAAGGCCGACAAGACGTTCCTCAAGGAGGTCTCCAACAAGAGCAACGCGCGCCTCTTCGAGAGCACCGCGCAGAACATCACACGCGTCTACCAAGAGCTCAGCGCGAACTTCTAA
- a CDS encoding protein kinase, with protein sequence MPLGVIHRDISPQNILVSADGVTYVTDFGVAFAKDTALTVGSGLIGKAGYVAPEQLSREPLTAKVDLFAFGIVLWEMLTLRRLFDGIETQVAMLAPGFVVEPPSVHNADVPKALDDLVMSLLARAPERRPKDASQAVQELLHAVPPAPRSEVADWVRSHLDPDLERLDATIQRQGAASVTPAISKASETPPPMVGSRTALREGATRVEGTGRRRTWLFASLGVLSGVGLVVAGGLAFGRAFLTTPGATPPAATPPAPRIESASSTRATAVLPEAPVPSSASATPRPESAPSGKVLRAAPPVAASPHKKADAAPTPSAALPTSAGASAGATSPTAVGSGPVGPAVDDRK encoded by the coding sequence GTGCCGCTCGGCGTTATCCATCGCGACATCTCGCCGCAGAACATCCTCGTGAGCGCCGACGGCGTGACCTACGTCACAGATTTCGGTGTCGCCTTCGCCAAGGATACGGCCCTCACGGTGGGCAGCGGCCTCATTGGCAAGGCCGGGTACGTGGCACCCGAGCAGCTGTCCCGCGAGCCGCTCACGGCGAAGGTCGACCTCTTCGCCTTCGGGATCGTTCTTTGGGAGATGCTCACGTTGCGCCGCCTCTTCGACGGCATCGAGACCCAGGTCGCGATGCTGGCGCCGGGTTTCGTCGTCGAGCCTCCCAGCGTGCACAACGCGGACGTGCCCAAGGCGCTCGACGACCTGGTCATGTCGCTGTTGGCCCGCGCGCCGGAGCGCCGCCCCAAAGACGCCTCGCAAGCCGTGCAAGAGCTCCTGCACGCGGTGCCGCCGGCGCCGCGCTCCGAGGTCGCCGACTGGGTGCGTTCGCACCTCGATCCCGACCTTGAGCGCCTCGACGCCACGATTCAGCGCCAAGGCGCGGCCAGCGTAACGCCTGCCATCTCGAAGGCGAGCGAGACGCCGCCGCCGATGGTGGGTTCGCGAACGGCTCTCCGCGAAGGCGCGACTCGCGTGGAGGGCACGGGCCGCAGGCGTACTTGGCTCTTCGCGAGTCTTGGCGTCTTGAGCGGTGTAGGGCTCGTCGTTGCCGGCGGCCTCGCCTTTGGCCGCGCTTTCCTAACGACGCCGGGCGCCACGCCCCCGGCCGCCACGCCCCCGGCTCCCAGGATTGAGTCGGCGTCGTCCACGCGCGCGACGGCGGTCCTACCGGAAGCGCCAGTGCCATCAAGCGCGTCCGCGACACCGCGGCCTGAATCAGCGCCCTCTGGGAAGGTCCTGCGCGCCGCGCCACCGGTGGCAGCGTCCCCCCACAAGAAGGCCGACGCCGCGCCGACGCCGAGCGCGGCGCTGCCCACGAGCGCGGGTGCCAGCGCGGGTGCCACAAGCCCGACCGCCGTCGGCTCCGGCCCTGTCGGTCCCGCGGTCGACGATCGGAAGTAG
- a CDS encoding protein kinase translates to MSAEVTPAPRQLGRYALITKLASGGMGSVYLGRVKGELGFERLVAIKLVHPHLLDEKEFLARFLREARVASHIRHPHVVTVLDVGQENDTPYLVLDYVRGGSLSTLISRSRTDGDRPSVAVVSAIAREALDGLHAVHTATGDGACRSALSIATSRRRTSS, encoded by the coding sequence TTGTCGGCGGAAGTCACCCCGGCGCCGCGCCAACTGGGGCGCTACGCGCTCATCACCAAGCTCGCGTCGGGCGGCATGGGCTCGGTCTATCTCGGCCGCGTGAAGGGTGAACTCGGCTTCGAACGCCTCGTCGCCATCAAGCTCGTGCACCCACACCTTCTCGACGAGAAGGAGTTCTTGGCGCGCTTCCTCCGGGAAGCCCGCGTGGCGTCGCACATCCGCCATCCCCACGTGGTGACAGTCCTCGACGTCGGCCAAGAGAACGACACGCCCTATCTGGTGCTCGACTACGTGCGCGGCGGCTCGCTCTCGACGCTGATCAGTCGCTCGCGCACCGACGGGGATCGGCCCAGCGTCGCCGTGGTCTCCGCCATCGCGCGCGAAGCCTTGGACGGACTCCACGCGGTTCACACGGCGACGGGAGACGGGGCGTGCCGCTCGGCGTTATCCATCGCGACATCTCGCCGCAGAACATCCTCGTGA
- the dauA gene encoding C4-dicarboxylic acid transporter DauA, translating to MPPRPRLPSLLSGLTFDLDKGPVPVGAALRRTLKKGYRLEDFRADALAGLVVGIVALPLSMALAIAVGVPPQHGLYTAIIAGVVVALTGGSKYQITGPTAAFVVILAPIVTKHGLSGLLVSGLMAGMMLVAMGIARLGRLIQYIPHPVTSGFTAGIAVVIATLQLKDALGLAITKWPEAYIEKVVAIVQALPGARLDELVVAALTLLLLFTLPRFIKRIPPPLIAISVASVAAVLLSRVVPTFAPATIGSRFSSVIDGQIIRGIPPSAPHLMMPWGSTGLSFQQLRELFPSAFAIAMLGAIESLLSAVIADGLTGKRHDPNAELVGLGIGNLVVPFFGGIAATGALARTATNIRSGARSPVSSIVHAGVVLLAMVVLAPLVAYIPMAALAALLLVVAWNMSDARNFAHIVRVAPRSDVVVLVSCFLLTVVFDMVVAVTAGVVMAALLFMRRMADLTHTRTFLGSTSESDVVMREGVALYEIAGPLFFGAAEKAMGALDSVEHVVRVVIIDLARVPTIDATGLVALESALKKLAAARRHVILAGPMPEPKAIWKRAEIEKYARVTASLEEAVALADQLADGAPRPSKRPEAD from the coding sequence ATGCCACCTCGGCCGCGGCTGCCGTCCCTTCTCTCCGGCCTCACCTTCGATCTCGACAAGGGCCCCGTTCCCGTCGGCGCCGCCCTTCGCCGCACGCTGAAGAAGGGCTACCGGCTCGAAGACTTTCGCGCCGACGCGCTCGCCGGCCTCGTCGTCGGGATCGTTGCCTTGCCGCTATCGATGGCCCTTGCCATCGCCGTCGGGGTGCCGCCGCAACACGGGCTCTACACCGCGATCATTGCGGGCGTGGTGGTGGCCTTGACGGGCGGCTCCAAGTATCAAATCACGGGGCCGACGGCCGCGTTCGTCGTCATCCTCGCCCCCATCGTCACCAAGCACGGACTCTCGGGCCTCCTCGTCTCGGGCCTCATGGCCGGCATGATGCTCGTGGCGATGGGCATCGCGAGGCTCGGCCGGCTCATCCAGTACATCCCCCACCCGGTGACCTCAGGCTTCACGGCCGGCATCGCGGTGGTCATCGCGACGCTCCAACTGAAGGACGCGCTCGGTCTCGCCATCACGAAGTGGCCCGAGGCCTACATCGAGAAGGTTGTCGCCATTGTTCAAGCGCTCCCCGGCGCGCGCCTCGACGAGCTGGTGGTGGCGGCGCTCACGTTGCTGCTCCTTTTCACGCTTCCTCGCTTCATCAAGCGCATCCCGCCGCCGCTCATCGCCATCAGCGTCGCGTCGGTCGCGGCAGTGCTCCTCTCCCGTGTGGTGCCAACCTTCGCGCCCGCCACCATCGGGAGTCGCTTCTCGTCGGTCATCGACGGACAGATCATCCGCGGCATCCCGCCCTCGGCCCCGCATTTGATGATGCCCTGGGGCTCCACGGGGCTCAGCTTCCAGCAGCTGCGGGAGCTCTTCCCTTCGGCGTTCGCCATCGCCATGCTCGGCGCCATCGAGTCGCTCCTGTCGGCGGTCATCGCCGACGGCCTGACGGGCAAGAGGCACGATCCCAACGCCGAGCTCGTAGGCCTCGGCATCGGAAACCTCGTAGTGCCGTTCTTTGGCGGCATCGCTGCCACCGGTGCCCTCGCGCGCACCGCCACCAACATCCGCTCCGGTGCGCGCTCGCCGGTCTCATCGATCGTTCATGCGGGTGTCGTGCTGCTCGCCATGGTCGTCCTGGCGCCGCTTGTCGCTTACATCCCCATGGCGGCGCTCGCAGCGCTTCTCCTCGTGGTCGCTTGGAACATGTCCGACGCGCGCAACTTCGCGCACATCGTCCGTGTCGCGCCGCGTAGCGACGTCGTCGTGCTCGTCTCGTGCTTCCTCTTGACCGTCGTCTTCGACATGGTCGTCGCCGTCACGGCGGGGGTGGTGATGGCGGCCCTCCTGTTCATGCGCCGCATGGCCGACCTGACCCACACGCGCACGTTCCTCGGTTCGACGAGCGAGAGCGATGTGGTTATGCGCGAGGGCGTCGCGCTCTATGAAATTGCGGGCCCGCTCTTCTTCGGCGCGGCGGAGAAGGCGATGGGCGCCCTCGACTCGGTGGAGCACGTGGTCCGCGTCGTCATCATCGACCTTGCGCGCGTGCCGACCATCGATGCCACCGGCCTCGTGGCGCTCGAGAGCGCCCTCAAGAAACTCGCGGCGGCGCGCCGTCACGTCATTCTCGCGGGCCCGATGCCAGAGCCGAAGGCCATCTGGAAACGGGCGGAGATCGAGAAGTACGCCCGCGTCACGGCCTCGTTGGAGGAGGCCGTCGCGCTCGCCGACCAGCTCGCCGACGGGGCGCCGCGGCCATCGAAACGGCCAGAGGCCGACTAA
- a CDS encoding CpsD/CapB family tyrosine-protein kinase, with protein MPVDPSRTLVLVRGEPSGQGPTGTGESPVRVVPAWASPPDTHVLVMLGDTAPEATGALRVLRHRLEQKRASGMWVFGVTSARAGDGKSTFAAQLALVLSESQRARVLLLEANFAKPSLARILGFKVPQNSGFSTQLARKMRGSPEPWCVVALGPALHVLAEDDREAGFPETLHSTFFSNAITFLARGYDFLVVDAPSILGSGDANVVENAVDAMILVARSGVTQGNDLQAAVKQLGDRKAMGVVLWNAESTGKAQRT; from the coding sequence GTGCCGGTTGATCCGTCGCGAACGCTCGTCCTCGTTCGCGGAGAACCGTCGGGCCAAGGGCCCACGGGCACCGGTGAGTCACCGGTGCGCGTCGTCCCCGCCTGGGCGTCGCCGCCCGACACGCACGTCCTCGTGATGCTCGGCGACACGGCGCCAGAAGCCACCGGCGCGCTCCGCGTCCTGCGTCACCGGCTCGAGCAGAAGCGCGCCAGCGGCATGTGGGTCTTCGGCGTCACGAGCGCGCGCGCCGGCGACGGCAAGAGCACTTTCGCGGCGCAGCTCGCGCTCGTCCTCTCGGAGTCGCAGCGCGCCCGCGTGCTGCTCCTCGAGGCCAACTTCGCCAAGCCGTCGCTCGCGCGTATCCTTGGCTTCAAGGTCCCACAGAACTCCGGCTTCTCGACTCAGCTCGCGCGTAAAATGCGCGGGAGCCCCGAACCCTGGTGCGTCGTGGCGCTCGGCCCCGCGCTTCACGTGCTCGCGGAAGACGACCGCGAAGCCGGTTTCCCCGAAACCCTCCACTCGACGTTCTTCTCCAACGCCATCACCTTCCTCGCTCGCGGTTACGATTTTCTCGTCGTCGACGCGCCTAGCATCCTCGGCTCCGGCGACGCCAACGTGGTCGAGAACGCCGTCGACGCGATGATCCTCGTGGCGCGGAGCGGCGTGACGCAGGGCAATGATCTGCAGGCCGCCGTGAAGCAGCTCGGCGATCGCAAGGCCATGGGCGTCGTCTTGTGGAACGCGGAGAGCACGGGGAAGGCTCAGCGCACGTGA
- a CDS encoding NAD-dependent epimerase/dehydratase family protein, translated as MATILVTGGAGFIGSSIAEALLAKGDTVRILDDFSSGRRQNLESLKGKVEVIEGTIVDAATVKRAMTGAEVVFHEAAIPSVARSVEDPSRSMLANVQGTTVVLDVARSVGVKRLVFAASSSAYGNTKELPKVETMVPEPLSPYAVSKLTGELLLRNFSALYGLETLSLRYFNVFGPKQDPTSQYAAVIPNFITAAIRNTAPEVHGDGGQTRDFCYIDNVVAANLAAMNTANKLQGEVVNIACGERISLNDLLDILGEEVGHRVERKYVEPRAGDVRDSLADIGRARALIGYEPKVLVRKGLKKTFAAFRAFTK; from the coding sequence ATGGCGACGATTTTGGTGACCGGGGGCGCAGGGTTCATTGGTTCTTCCATCGCAGAGGCCCTCCTCGCAAAGGGCGATACGGTGCGCATCCTCGATGACTTCTCGTCGGGGCGACGCCAAAACCTCGAGAGCCTCAAGGGCAAGGTCGAGGTCATTGAGGGCACCATCGTTGACGCGGCGACGGTCAAACGCGCCATGACGGGGGCGGAGGTTGTCTTCCACGAAGCCGCCATCCCGTCGGTCGCGCGCTCCGTCGAGGACCCGTCCCGTTCGATGCTCGCCAACGTCCAAGGCACGACGGTCGTCCTGGACGTCGCTCGCAGCGTGGGCGTCAAACGCCTCGTGTTTGCCGCCAGCTCCTCGGCCTATGGCAACACCAAGGAGTTGCCGAAGGTCGAGACCATGGTGCCAGAGCCGTTGTCGCCGTACGCCGTCTCGAAGCTCACCGGCGAGCTCTTGCTTCGGAATTTTTCTGCCCTCTACGGCCTCGAGACCTTGAGCCTTCGCTACTTCAACGTCTTTGGTCCCAAGCAGGACCCCACGAGCCAATACGCAGCGGTCATCCCGAACTTCATCACAGCGGCCATCAGGAACACGGCGCCCGAGGTCCACGGCGACGGCGGGCAAACGCGAGACTTTTGCTACATCGACAACGTCGTCGCAGCCAATCTGGCGGCCATGAACACGGCCAACAAGCTTCAAGGTGAGGTCGTCAACATCGCGTGCGGCGAACGCATCTCGCTGAACGATCTCCTCGACATCCTCGGCGAAGAAGTCGGTCACCGGGTCGAGCGCAAATACGTCGAGCCGCGGGCCGGTGACGTGCGTGACTCGCTGGCGGACATCGGTCGTGCGCGCGCCCTCATCGGCTACGAGCCGAAGGTGCTCGTGCGCAAGGGCCTCAAGAAGACCTTCGCGGCGTTCCGCGCGTTCACGAAGTAG
- a CDS encoding O-antigen ligase family protein codes for MAFLGAALLVFIIIVRPQEFIPALAKVGVLNIATGIAALGVAVELAMGKQRRLGSPQLPLIFAFLAWCYVTVIVRAGFGGLEQTHKTIFYSTLFMFAVYFGARTRARLKRMMALLVALGLFLAYVATSQYHHEFECIKLSAEDVRAGTRTGGEPTGRSCVLSRLECDAEDRAMAVDYAAEEFEYVCEKAGPFETFTVAHGRVRWRGILADPNELSLALGAASALAFGFHGASRRKGRHIVLGAVVALCAYGVIRAQSRSGVMVMGAVLGVYFVRRYGVVRGVLVGAAMAAPLLLLGGRSGDEADSSSEERAGALWKGLELVREYPLFGVGRGLFSDHYFLTAHNSYLLTAAELGLPGMLLWSTLMYVTVKVPFTLAFRTPEGIDPELRELALAIFVSFCAFLVGVAFLSFAYHNLLWIYIGLSGALYGVARETSPTFHVKVSGKEVGILGAMDVGLLAFLALYTKLRGAG; via the coding sequence GTGGCCTTCCTCGGCGCAGCCCTCCTCGTCTTCATCATCATCGTCCGGCCGCAGGAGTTCATTCCGGCGCTGGCGAAGGTCGGCGTGCTCAACATCGCAACGGGCATCGCGGCGCTCGGCGTCGCCGTCGAGCTGGCCATGGGCAAGCAGAGGCGCCTCGGTTCGCCCCAGCTGCCGCTCATCTTCGCGTTCCTCGCCTGGTGTTACGTCACGGTTATCGTGCGCGCGGGCTTCGGCGGCCTCGAACAGACGCACAAGACGATCTTCTATTCGACGCTGTTCATGTTCGCCGTCTACTTCGGCGCCCGCACGCGCGCGCGGCTCAAACGAATGATGGCGCTCCTGGTGGCGCTGGGGCTCTTCCTCGCGTACGTGGCGACCTCGCAGTACCACCACGAATTCGAGTGCATCAAGCTCTCCGCCGAAGACGTGCGCGCCGGCACGCGCACCGGCGGTGAGCCCACGGGTCGCTCCTGCGTCTTGAGCCGACTCGAGTGCGACGCGGAAGACCGAGCCATGGCCGTCGACTACGCGGCGGAAGAGTTCGAATACGTCTGCGAGAAGGCGGGGCCCTTCGAGACCTTTACGGTGGCGCACGGCCGCGTGCGCTGGCGCGGCATCCTCGCCGACCCCAACGAGCTCTCGCTGGCGCTCGGCGCCGCCTCGGCGCTCGCCTTCGGCTTTCATGGCGCGTCACGCCGCAAGGGCCGTCACATCGTGCTCGGCGCCGTCGTCGCGTTGTGCGCCTACGGCGTCATTCGCGCGCAGTCGCGGAGCGGCGTCATGGTCATGGGCGCCGTGCTCGGCGTCTATTTCGTGAGGCGCTACGGCGTCGTGCGGGGCGTCCTCGTGGGCGCGGCCATGGCGGCGCCGCTCCTCCTCTTGGGCGGGCGCTCCGGCGACGAGGCTGACTCGTCGAGCGAGGAGCGCGCCGGCGCCCTGTGGAAGGGCCTCGAGCTCGTCCGCGAGTATCCGCTCTTCGGCGTGGGGCGCGGACTCTTCAGTGACCACTACTTCTTGACGGCGCACAACTCCTACCTCCTCACGGCGGCGGAGCTCGGCCTCCCGGGCATGCTCCTTTGGTCGACGCTGATGTACGTGACCGTCAAGGTGCCCTTCACGCTCGCGTTCCGAACGCCGGAGGGCATCGACCCGGAGTTGCGCGAGCTCGCGCTGGCGATCTTCGTCTCGTTCTGCGCGTTCCTCGTCGGGGTCGCGTTCTTGTCGTTCGCGTACCACAACCTCCTTTGGATCTACATCGGCCTCTCGGGAGCCCTCTACGGCGTCGCGCGCGAGACCTCGCCGACCTTCCACGTGAAGGTCAGCGGAAAAGAGGTCGGCATCCTGGGCGCCATGGACGTGGGCCTCTTGGCATTCCTTGCGCTCTACACCAAACTCCGCGGCGCCGGTTGA
- a CDS encoding glycosyltransferase family 2 protein, with protein MPTDLDQHERAPRVSIVMPCLNEEGYIEACLRSVFAQDYPKDAIEIFVADGMSMDKTREIVDRLRDEDPRIKVIDNPDRIQAAGLNAAIRASTGDVIIRMDVHAEYAPDYVRRCVEVLAETGADNVGGAQRAKAKTLFQKALCAALESPLGVGGSKYRSADNEGFVDTIFLGAFRRSILERVGLYDARAVTNEDAELNQRVLAAGGRLYLSRRIVVHYYPRDSFRSLARQYFRYGKGRARTMLKQRGLPKSGGAGAFASLRPAIPFLGLSTLATTALVTRTAFAAMAASYALATGAEAVRVGRRAGPLAIPLVWAIFPTLHVSHGAGFAVGLVTYALKPDWSPEAASLSPRDDVKDEAQHDAPAHKGANGVADVRYA; from the coding sequence ATGCCGACGGACCTTGACCAACACGAGAGGGCGCCGCGTGTCAGCATCGTGATGCCTTGCCTCAACGAAGAGGGCTACATCGAGGCGTGCCTTCGCTCGGTCTTCGCGCAAGACTATCCGAAGGACGCCATCGAGATCTTCGTCGCCGACGGCATGAGCATGGACAAGACGCGCGAGATCGTCGACCGCCTGCGCGACGAGGACCCTCGCATCAAGGTCATCGACAACCCAGACCGCATTCAAGCAGCGGGACTCAACGCAGCCATTCGCGCATCCACCGGCGACGTCATCATCCGAATGGACGTGCACGCCGAATACGCGCCCGACTACGTGAGGCGTTGCGTCGAGGTGCTCGCGGAAACGGGCGCCGACAACGTCGGCGGCGCCCAGCGGGCCAAAGCCAAGACGCTCTTTCAGAAGGCGCTCTGCGCGGCCCTCGAGAGTCCCCTCGGCGTGGGTGGCTCTAAATACCGCTCCGCCGACAACGAAGGGTTCGTCGACACCATCTTCCTCGGCGCGTTTCGGCGCTCCATCCTCGAGCGTGTCGGTCTCTACGACGCGCGGGCCGTCACCAACGAAGACGCCGAGCTCAACCAGCGCGTGCTCGCCGCCGGTGGGCGCCTCTACCTATCGCGACGCATCGTGGTTCACTACTACCCGCGCGATTCGTTCCGGTCCCTCGCGCGGCAATACTTCCGCTACGGCAAGGGACGCGCGCGCACGATGCTCAAGCAGCGAGGGTTGCCCAAGAGCGGCGGCGCAGGCGCCTTCGCGTCGCTACGGCCGGCCATACCGTTCTTGGGGCTCTCGACGCTTGCCACAACGGCCCTCGTGACTCGCACCGCCTTCGCGGCCATGGCCGCCTCGTATGCCTTGGCGACCGGCGCCGAGGCTGTGCGCGTGGGCCGGCGGGCGGGCCCTCTGGCGATTCCCCTCGTGTGGGCCATCTTTCCCACGCTGCACGTGTCGCACGGGGCAGGCTTCGCCGTGGGCCTCGTAACCTACGCCTTGAAGCCCGATTGGTCACCGGAAGCCGCGTCGCTCTCGCCGCGCGACGACGTGAAAGACGAAGCGCAGCACGACGCGCCCGCTCACAAGGGCGCGAACGGCGTCGCCGACGTTCGCTACGCATAG
- a CDS encoding polysaccharide biosynthesis/export family protein produces MRLVAAVALVGVLCLSGCGAAPTYDWKAESSLGYRVGPGDILKISVWKHDELSQPTVTVRPDGAISLPLLGDVPAAGRAANEISSDVATRLKQFFQDQPPVTVQVAEVKSYRVYVVGEVQRPGEFAPAQEISVLQSLSMAGGFTRFANADRVVIVRRDARGVRRIPFDFSGVVDRGELHQNLALQPGDVVVVP; encoded by the coding sequence ATGCGTTTGGTGGCTGCCGTCGCCCTCGTCGGCGTCTTGTGTCTGTCCGGCTGTGGCGCCGCTCCGACGTACGACTGGAAGGCCGAGAGTTCGCTCGGCTACCGGGTCGGGCCCGGCGACATTCTGAAGATCAGCGTTTGGAAACACGACGAGCTGAGCCAGCCGACGGTCACAGTGCGTCCCGACGGCGCGATCTCCTTGCCGCTGCTCGGTGACGTGCCGGCGGCCGGCCGCGCCGCCAACGAGATCTCGAGCGACGTGGCGACGCGGCTCAAGCAGTTCTTCCAGGACCAACCCCCGGTCACGGTGCAGGTCGCTGAGGTGAAGTCCTACCGGGTCTACGTGGTCGGTGAGGTTCAGCGGCCCGGCGAGTTCGCGCCGGCCCAGGAGATCTCCGTCCTCCAGTCGCTATCGATGGCGGGGGGCTTCACGCGCTTCGCCAACGCCGATCGCGTCGTCATTGTGCGCCGCGATGCGCGCGGCGTTCGCCGCATTCCCTTCGACTTCTCCGGGGTCGTCGATCGCGGCGAGCTGCACCAAAACCTTGCCCTCCAGCCCGGCGACGTCGTCGTCGTTCCCTGA